One Chloroflexota bacterium genomic region harbors:
- a CDS encoding DUF1028 domain-containing protein, with product MNSVNIATFSIVAHAPDEQAWGVAVASKFLAVGSVVPWAQVGAGAVATQAFANTSFGPRALTLMQQGQSAEEALAGLIAADEGSPRRQVGLVDKAGRSATYTGVECKPWAGGYAQSGFAVQGNLLAGPGVIEAMAETFERHNGLLPQRLYAALLAGDHAGGDKRGKQSAAILVVKAGGGYGGFNDRWIDYRVDNAPNPVEELGELLRLHTIHNETSARADQVPLQGEILQNLQILLAERGFYAGDIHGKYDATTRQALGLLVAYENINDRTDLEQGRIDQIALDFLLKPQIDADKRG from the coding sequence ATGAACTCAGTAAATATCGCTACATTCTCGATTGTTGCCCATGCCCCCGATGAACAAGCCTGGGGCGTGGCCGTGGCCTCCAAGTTTTTGGCAGTCGGCTCGGTCGTGCCCTGGGCGCAGGTTGGCGCCGGAGCGGTTGCCACACAAGCCTTTGCCAATACATCCTTTGGGCCACGCGCCCTTACTTTGATGCAACAAGGCCAATCCGCAGAAGAAGCCTTAGCCGGATTAATCGCCGCCGATGAAGGGAGTCCACGCCGACAGGTGGGACTCGTGGACAAAGCTGGACGTTCAGCTACTTACACCGGTGTGGAATGCAAGCCCTGGGCCGGGGGCTACGCCCAAAGCGGATTCGCGGTACAGGGCAACCTGCTCGCGGGGCCAGGCGTGATCGAAGCGATGGCCGAAACCTTTGAGCGCCACAACGGGCTGCTCCCCCAAAGGCTGTACGCGGCCCTGCTGGCCGGGGACCACGCCGGGGGCGACAAACGCGGTAAACAGAGCGCCGCAATTTTGGTCGTCAAAGCTGGGGGCGGTTACGGCGGCTTCAACGACCGCTGGATCGATTACCGCGTGGATAACGCGCCGAACCCGGTGGAAGAACTCGGCGAATTGCTGCGCCTGCACACTATTCACAACGAAACCAGCGCGCGCGCGGATCAAGTGCCGCTGCAGGGCGAGATTTTGCAAAATTTACAAATTTTACTGGCTGAGCGGGGATTTTACGCGGGCGACATCCACGGTAAATACGATGCCACCACACGTCAGGCCTTAGGGCTGCTGGTCGCCTATGAAAATATCAACGACCGCACCGATCTCGAACAGGGGCGCATCGATCAAATCGCGCTGGATTTTCTATTAAAACCGCAGATAGACGCAGATAAACGCGGCTGA
- a CDS encoding ABC transporter permease subunit (The N-terminal region of this protein, as described by TIGR01726, is a three transmembrane segment that identifies a subfamily of ABC transporter permease subunits, which specificities that include histidine, arginine, glutamine, glutamate, L-cystine (sic), the opines (in Agrobacterium) octopine and nopaline, etc.) — MEKTQTTQQATIPFWRDERVLRVLGQIIFLIAVIVFGYYIYNNMITALAKQGMTPSFAFLNQTAGFDIGERLIEYARADFNKRAVLVAVLNTVQVSIVGIILSTILGVLLGVARLSTNFLVAKLSSIYLEILRNIPLLVLLIFWYTGIFITLPRVKEAISIGTSIFISNRGMVIPWGIPTETWRTYLIILGVGLVLAAIVNWQLNLVGKRTGRPPLVALWTTITFLVVAIIGWIALPQSPLTLDLPALQGLNFKGGYTFSPEYLALLSGLVIYTAAFVGEIVRAGILSVSKGQIEASRALGLNAFQTLRLIVFPQALRVIVPPLTSQYLNLTKNSSLAVAIGYPDLFAIAGTMHNQTGRSVEVIALMMGIYLSTSLITSVFMNWYNKKIKLVER; from the coding sequence ATGGAAAAAACACAGACCACTCAACAAGCCACTATCCCCTTTTGGCGCGATGAGCGCGTTTTGCGTGTATTGGGGCAGATTATCTTCCTCATCGCCGTCATCGTTTTTGGTTATTATATTTACAATAATATGATAACTGCCCTGGCAAAACAGGGGATGACACCTAGCTTTGCCTTTTTGAATCAGACGGCTGGATTCGATATCGGTGAACGACTCATCGAATACGCACGGGCCGATTTCAACAAGAGGGCTGTGCTGGTAGCCGTGTTAAACACGGTTCAAGTCAGTATTGTCGGTATTATTCTTTCAACCATCTTGGGGGTCTTGCTCGGTGTCGCTCGGCTCTCAACCAATTTTCTAGTCGCCAAACTATCCAGCATCTATCTCGAAATTTTGCGGAACATCCCGTTGCTGGTGCTGCTCATCTTTTGGTATACTGGCATCTTCATCACACTACCACGCGTCAAAGAAGCCATCTCCATAGGAACATCCATTTTTATCAGCAATCGCGGCATGGTCATCCCGTGGGGTATTCCCACTGAAACCTGGCGCACGTATCTGATTATTCTTGGCGTGGGGCTGGTACTGGCAGCTATTGTGAATTGGCAGCTAAACTTGGTCGGCAAACGCACTGGACGCCCGCCGCTGGTGGCGCTCTGGACAACCATCACCTTTCTGGTTGTCGCCATCATCGGCTGGATTGCCCTGCCGCAATCGCCGCTAACCCTTGACCTGCCAGCGCTGCAAGGGTTGAACTTCAAGGGTGGCTATACCTTCTCGCCAGAGTATCTGGCGCTGCTTTCCGGTTTAGTGATCTACACCGCAGCGTTTGTAGGGGAAATTGTTCGGGCAGGAATCCTCTCGGTTTCCAAAGGACAGATTGAAGCCTCCCGTGCCCTGGGATTGAATGCGTTCCAAACCTTGCGCTTGATCGTCTTTCCGCAGGCGTTGCGCGTGATTGTGCCCCCGCTAACCAGTCAATACCTGAACCTGACGAAAAACTCGTCCCTGGCGGTTGCGATTGGGTATCCTGATCTGTTCGCCATCGCCGGAACCATGCACAATCAAACCGGGCGCTCGGTTGAGGTAATTGCCCTGATGATGGGTATTTATCTCTCAACCAGCCTGATCACTTCCGTGTTTATGAACTGGTATAACAAGAAAATTAAACTGGTGGAGCGATAG
- a CDS encoding amino acid ABC transporter substrate-binding protein, whose protein sequence is MSKKLFPIVALLMVLALVFGSLPVAAGNAAQEAGYGATLATVQERGYVICGGNASVPGFGFLDEAGDYNGFDIDFCKAVAAAVFGDAEAYEIRPLSSQERFSALQSGEIDVLIRNTTWTLTRDTEVGANFVHTTFYDGQGFIVRKADGINTLEDMDGGTVCVQTGTTTEANLADTFAARGISYEPVVYEDVETGWTTYEEGRCDSYTTDKSGLVARQTLLSVPEDHMILDETISKEPLGPVVRHGDDQWFDIVQWTVFATFFAEEHGITSENAAEMMAATTNPREMSFFGAEGDLGVKLGLSNDWAYNVISLVGNYAEIYNRNLGPDTATYIPRGLNSLYTDGGLLYAPPFR, encoded by the coding sequence ATGTCTAAAAAATTATTCCCGATTGTAGCTTTATTAATGGTGCTCGCCCTCGTGTTTGGCAGCCTGCCCGTTGCCGCTGGCAACGCCGCTCAGGAAGCTGGCTACGGCGCTACTTTGGCAACTGTTCAGGAACGCGGTTATGTAATCTGCGGCGGCAATGCCTCCGTACCTGGTTTTGGTTTCCTGGATGAAGCTGGTGATTACAATGGCTTCGACATTGATTTCTGTAAAGCCGTTGCGGCTGCCGTTTTCGGCGACGCTGAAGCTTACGAAATTCGCCCCCTTAGCTCGCAGGAACGCTTCTCGGCTCTGCAAAGTGGCGAGATTGACGTCTTGATCCGTAACACCACCTGGACGCTAACCCGCGACACCGAAGTTGGCGCCAACTTTGTTCACACCACCTTCTATGATGGGCAAGGCTTCATCGTCCGCAAGGCCGATGGCATCAATACCCTCGAAGATATGGATGGCGGCACCGTCTGCGTTCAGACCGGCACCACCACCGAAGCGAACCTGGCCGACACCTTCGCCGCCCGTGGCATCAGCTACGAACCGGTTGTTTACGAAGATGTTGAAACCGGTTGGACCACTTACGAAGAAGGTCGCTGCGACTCCTACACCACCGACAAATCCGGTTTGGTTGCCCGTCAGACTCTGCTGAGCGTTCCTGAAGATCACATGATCCTCGACGAGACCATCTCGAAAGAACCCCTCGGCCCCGTTGTCCGCCACGGTGACGATCAGTGGTTCGATATTGTCCAGTGGACCGTTTTCGCCACCTTCTTCGCTGAAGAACACGGCATCACCTCCGAAAACGCTGCCGAAATGATGGCTGCTACCACCAATCCTCGCGAAATGTCCTTCTTCGGCGCCGAAGGCGATCTGGGCGTCAAACTGGGCCTGAGCAACGACTGGGCTTATAACGTAATCAGCCTGGTTGGTAACTACGCCGAAATCTACAACCGCAACCTCGGCCCCGACACCGCCACCTACATCCCGCGTGGTTTGAACAGCCTGTACACCGACGGCGGTCTGCTCTACGCTCCGCCTTTCCGCTAA
- a CDS encoding dCTP deaminase, whose product MGLKPDHWIRKMAQEQRMIEPFEPGQVRNGVISYGVSSYGYDIRVADEFKIFTNVHSAIVDPKNFDPKSMVDFTGDVCIIPPNSFALARTMEYFRIPRGVLTICLGKSTYARCGLIVNVTPFEPEWEGYVTLEISNTTPLPAKIYSNEGIAQVLFFEADEECEVSYADKKGKYQYQQSIELPKL is encoded by the coding sequence ATGGGACTCAAACCTGACCACTGGATACGTAAAATGGCGCAAGAACAACGCATGATCGAACCCTTCGAGCCGGGACAAGTGCGCAACGGCGTAATTTCGTATGGCGTTTCATCCTATGGCTACGACATCCGTGTGGCCGATGAATTCAAAATTTTCACCAACGTGCATTCCGCCATCGTTGACCCCAAGAACTTTGACCCCAAATCGATGGTGGATTTTACAGGCGATGTCTGCATCATCCCCCCGAATTCATTTGCACTGGCGCGCACAATGGAATATTTCCGCATCCCGCGCGGCGTACTCACGATTTGTTTGGGCAAAAGCACCTACGCTCGCTGCGGCCTGATCGTCAACGTGACCCCCTTCGAACCCGAATGGGAGGGCTACGTCACGCTCGAAATCTCCAACACCACCCCGCTGCCCGCCAAAATTTACTCCAATGAGGGCATCGCCCAGGTTTTATTCTTCGAAGCCGATGAAGAGTGTGAAGTTTCTTATGCCGATAAAAAGGGCAAGTACCAATACCAACAATCAATTGAGTTGCCGAAGTTGTAA
- a CDS encoding amino acid ABC transporter ATP-binding protein: MSELNTNDPIIVCQDVHKWYGQFHALRGIDMEVKKGEVIVIFGPSGSGKSTFIRTINRLEEHQGGNIIVDGIELTHDVRNIEAIRKETGMVFQQFNLFPHLTVLQNITLAPLQVHKWKKEKAEEVAMQLLERVGIPEQAGKFPGQLSGGQQQRVAIARALAMQPKIMLFDEPTSALDPEMIKEVLDVMTELAKSGMTMLVVTHEMGFARSVADRMFFFDEGQIVESGSPEDIYTNPQEDRTKLFLSQILQH; encoded by the coding sequence ATGAGTGAACTAAATACTAACGACCCCATTATCGTTTGCCAGGACGTACATAAATGGTACGGGCAGTTCCATGCCCTGCGCGGCATTGATATGGAAGTAAAAAAAGGCGAGGTCATCGTGATCTTCGGCCCCTCGGGGTCGGGAAAATCAACCTTTATCCGTACTATCAACCGCCTGGAAGAACATCAGGGCGGAAATATCATCGTTGACGGCATTGAGTTGACGCACGATGTACGTAATATCGAGGCCATCCGCAAGGAAACCGGGATGGTCTTCCAGCAATTCAATCTCTTCCCGCATCTGACGGTGTTGCAAAATATCACCCTGGCGCCGTTACAAGTGCATAAGTGGAAAAAAGAAAAAGCCGAAGAAGTTGCCATGCAGCTTCTGGAGCGGGTGGGTATCCCCGAACAAGCCGGAAAATTCCCCGGCCAGCTTTCGGGGGGTCAACAGCAGCGCGTGGCGATTGCCCGCGCCCTGGCAATGCAGCCCAAGATCATGCTCTTTGACGAGCCGACTTCGGCCCTTGACCCCGAAATGATTAAAGAAGTGCTCGATGTAATGACCGAACTGGCCAAGAGCGGCATGACCATGCTGGTTGTAACTCACGAAATGGGCTTTGCCCGCAGTGTAGCCGATCGCATGTTCTTCTTCGATGAAGGCCAGATTGTAGAAAGTGGCTCACCGGAAGACATCTACACCAATCCGCAAGAAGATCGCACCAAGCTATTCCTCTCGCAGATTTTGCAACATTAG
- a CDS encoding amino acid ABC transporter permease: protein MTTTTAKSKVLPPPTERYSLLGWLHKNLFSTWYNALLTLFAAWLTYAMLKPTLTWVFGEARWDVISANLKLFMIGRYPIEQEWRVWVALFLLTWVIGLSWGSWVKKFELSGLVLLLIPVFLAVLPFSMDDRLKILGLSVFSLIGYVIAKSRPVTFSKVSIFAWLLYFPVGLLIIRGLTGDEGFFPVVDTQLWGGLMLTVLLSVLGILFSFPIGVSLALGRQSKLPIISWVSIGFIETVRGVPLITILFMMDLMLPLFLPSEIRIESIIRALVGITFFSAAYMAENVRGGLQSIPAGQHEASHALGLSGFQTMAFIIMPQALRAVIPILVSQFIGLLKDTTLVMILSLFDILGIGKAVLGNPDYIGTSREVYLFIAAVFWILSYGMSYASQRLETALGLGER from the coding sequence ATGACGACAACTACTGCAAAATCAAAAGTCTTGCCGCCGCCCACCGAGCGATACTCCCTGTTAGGCTGGCTGCACAAGAATTTGTTCAGCACCTGGTATAACGCCCTGCTCACACTATTCGCCGCCTGGCTCACTTACGCCATGCTGAAGCCAACCCTCACTTGGGTTTTTGGTGAAGCCCGTTGGGATGTTATTTCTGCCAACCTGAAACTTTTTATGATTGGGCGTTATCCTATTGAGCAAGAGTGGCGCGTTTGGGTAGCCCTTTTCTTGCTCACCTGGGTGATTGGCCTGTCATGGGGTTCTTGGGTAAAGAAGTTTGAGTTATCGGGACTTGTCCTTTTGCTAATACCGGTATTCTTGGCTGTTTTACCCTTTAGCATGGATGACCGTCTGAAAATTTTGGGCTTGAGTGTTTTTAGCTTGATTGGGTATGTGATCGCAAAATCACGACCAGTCACTTTTTCAAAGGTCAGCATCTTTGCCTGGTTACTCTACTTCCCGGTGGGTTTGCTGATTATTCGAGGACTAACCGGGGACGAAGGCTTTTTCCCCGTTGTAGACACTCAGCTTTGGGGTGGCCTGATGCTCACCGTCTTACTGTCGGTGCTGGGTATTTTGTTCTCCTTCCCCATCGGTGTTTCACTGGCGTTAGGACGACAGTCCAAACTGCCCATTATTAGTTGGGTCAGCATTGGATTTATTGAAACGGTACGCGGCGTTCCGCTGATCACGATCTTGTTTATGATGGATTTGATGCTGCCGCTGTTCTTGCCATCCGAAATTCGTATCGAAAGCATCATCCGGGCGCTAGTCGGAATCACATTCTTCAGCGCGGCTTATATGGCCGAAAATGTGCGCGGCGGTCTGCAATCGATCCCCGCGGGGCAGCATGAAGCTTCCCACGCGCTGGGGTTGAGCGGTTTCCAGACCATGGCGTTTATCATTATGCCCCAAGCACTGCGAGCCGTAATCCCGATTTTGGTGAGCCAGTTTATCGGCTTGTTGAAAGACACCACCCTGGTGATGATCCTGAGCCTGTTCGACATCCTGGGCATCGGGAAAGCCGTTCTCGGCAACCCAGACTATATTGGGACTTCGCGCGAGGTATATCTCTTTATCGCTGCCGTATTCTGGATTTTGAGCTACGGTATGTCGTATGCCAGCCAACGCCTGGAAACTGCTCTGGGCCTGGGCGAACGATAG
- the ftcD gene encoding glutamate formimidoyltransferase, which produces MTTPLVECVPNFSEGRRPEVIQAISDSIAAVNDVYVLDHHMDSDHNRTVITYVGSPEGVEEAAFHSIAKAAELINLDEHEGAHPRIGATDVVPFIPISGVTMQDCVEIARRVGQRVGEELNIPMYLYEEAAQRPDRTRLEVIRKGEYETLKEIIATDPFRAPDYGPKKLGPAGATVIGAREFLVAYNVYLTTDDVEIAKKIAKTIRNSSGGLRYVKGLGLLVDGMAQVSMNLTNFRKTPLALVVETIRREAQRYGVGIRHSELVGLIPQDALVDAAVWYTQMDQFEPDQILEKKLYAAQQVDRGTLNVQPSTFIDSLAEGNPTPGGGSAAAYAGAMGAGLVSMVARLTLGKKKYAEVESQMQAILDESEALRADLTTTVARDAAAFDGIMAAFKLAKDDPAREQAIQDATLHAAKVPLEVAGKSLRVMELALQAVSVGNLNAITDAGTGAAMAQAALSGAGYNVCINILGLNDKDIADNLVNEVQAIKAKAAELQKQIRVQLTERGGLALA; this is translated from the coding sequence ATGACTACTCCCCTTGTTGAATGTGTACCCAATTTCTCCGAAGGCCGCCGCCCGGAGGTGATTCAGGCGATTTCTGATTCAATTGCCGCTGTGAACGACGTTTATGTACTCGACCATCACATGGATTCCGATCACAACCGCACCGTGATCACCTACGTGGGTTCACCTGAAGGCGTGGAAGAAGCCGCCTTCCACAGTATTGCCAAAGCCGCCGAACTCATCAATCTTGATGAGCATGAGGGCGCACATCCCCGCATTGGGGCCACGGATGTGGTGCCGTTCATCCCCATCTCCGGTGTGACCATGCAAGATTGTGTAGAAATTGCCCGCCGGGTGGGGCAGCGCGTGGGCGAAGAACTCAATATTCCCATGTATCTCTACGAAGAAGCCGCCCAACGCCCCGACCGCACCCGCCTGGAAGTCATCCGCAAGGGCGAATACGAAACCCTGAAAGAGATCATCGCCACAGACCCCTTCCGTGCGCCGGATTATGGCCCTAAAAAACTCGGTCCCGCCGGGGCGACCGTCATTGGGGCACGCGAGTTTCTCGTTGCTTACAACGTTTACCTGACCACGGACGATGTTGAGATTGCCAAGAAAATCGCCAAAACTATCCGCAACTCATCCGGCGGGCTGCGCTACGTCAAGGGTTTGGGTTTGCTGGTCGATGGCATGGCACAGGTTTCGATGAACCTGACCAATTTCCGCAAAACGCCCCTGGCCCTGGTGGTAGAGACCATCCGGCGCGAGGCACAGCGCTACGGGGTGGGTATCCGTCACAGTGAGTTGGTCGGCCTGATTCCGCAGGATGCCCTGGTCGACGCGGCCGTATGGTACACGCAGATGGATCAGTTTGAGCCGGATCAAATTCTGGAGAAAAAGTTATATGCCGCTCAACAAGTTGACCGTGGAACGTTAAACGTTCAACCTTCAACCTTTATAGACTCGCTCGCCGAAGGAAACCCCACCCCCGGGGGCGGCTCCGCCGCGGCCTATGCCGGAGCGATGGGTGCGGGGCTGGTCTCGATGGTGGCGCGGCTGACCCTGGGCAAAAAGAAATACGCCGAAGTGGAATCGCAAATGCAGGCCATCCTGGACGAATCCGAAGCCCTGCGCGCCGACCTGACCACCACTGTGGCGCGCGATGCAGCCGCCTTTGACGGCATTATGGCGGCCTTCAAGCTCGCCAAGGACGACCCCGCCCGCGAGCAGGCTATTCAGGATGCCACTCTGCACGCCGCCAAAGTGCCGCTGGAAGTGGCGGGGAAATCCCTGCGAGTAATGGAGTTGGCGCTGCAAGCGGTCAGTGTGGGCAACCTTAACGCCATCACCGATGCCGGAACTGGCGCAGCGATGGCGCAGGCTGCACTGAGCGGCGCGGGCTATAACGTGTGCATCAATATTCTAGGCTTGAACGACAAAGACATTGCCGATAATCTGGTCAACGAAGTCCAGGCCATCAAAGCAAAAGCCGCCGAGTTGCAGAAGCAAATTCGCGTGCAACTGACTGAGCGCGGCGGATTGGCGTTAGCATGA
- a CDS encoding M23 family metallopeptidase — protein sequence MKKRLKVEGCRLQVESYKLKVESCRLQVWQIFLVVGFLTTLSACAPTTANQELATTEISSVTETQPSTLNLQPSTPTPNPPTPTLLPPTPTPLPCNDEFCIHAGHFIFQRPIAPDLVDVVDPSYRFGNTANGLRKTHHGVEFVNPQGTPVLAAANGLIIIAGNDYQDPLADFPAFYGNVVVIEHTFPDTQLPNYLMPVYTLYGHLSEVRAEVGQQVNAGDVIGLVGFTGAAIGEHLHFEVRQGENSYRATRNPELWLSPHLDESEQPTGAIAGHIVDEYGNSIYIPTITIEQINPASGDILAVYYLEGYADWTVNGDDVWGEAFALGDIPAGQYRISFVARGLQNYTIEVLPGMVTVITFDAKKNN from the coding sequence ATGAAGAAACGGTTGAAGGTTGAAGGTTGCAGGTTACAAGTTGAAAGTTACAAGTTGAAAGTTGAAAGTTGCAGGTTGCAGGTTTGGCAGATTTTTCTCGTCGTTGGTTTTCTGACGACACTGTCTGCCTGCGCGCCTACCACTGCAAATCAAGAACTGGCGACCACCGAAATTAGTTCGGTGACCGAAACCCAACCTTCAACGTTAAACCTGCAACCTTCAACACCTACCCCCAACCCCCCAACCCCAACGCTCCTCCCTCCCACGCCCACCCCGCTCCCCTGCAATGATGAATTCTGCATCCATGCGGGTCACTTTATCTTTCAGCGCCCGATCGCGCCTGATCTCGTCGATGTGGTAGACCCCTCCTATCGCTTCGGCAACACCGCCAATGGCCTGCGAAAAACCCACCACGGTGTAGAATTCGTCAACCCGCAGGGCACACCGGTGCTGGCCGCTGCCAATGGTCTGATCATCATCGCCGGAAACGATTATCAAGACCCCCTGGCTGATTTTCCCGCATTTTACGGCAACGTCGTCGTGATTGAACATACCTTCCCGGATACCCAATTACCTAATTACCTAATGCCGGTTTACACGCTCTACGGGCATCTCTCCGAGGTGCGCGCCGAAGTCGGGCAGCAGGTCAACGCCGGGGATGTGATCGGACTGGTCGGCTTCACCGGGGCAGCAATTGGCGAACATCTGCATTTCGAAGTCCGTCAGGGCGAGAACAGCTATCGAGCCACGCGCAATCCCGAACTGTGGCTGTCACCCCATCTCGATGAGTCTGAACAACCCACCGGGGCAATCGCCGGACATATCGTGGACGAATATGGTAATTCGATCTATATCCCCACCATCACCATCGAACAGATCAACCCGGCGAGCGGCGACATCCTGGCCGTTTACTACCTCGAGGGCTACGCTGACTGGACGGTCAACGGCGACGATGTGTGGGGGGAGGCCTTCGCTCTCGGCGACATCCCCGCCGGTCAGTACCGCATTAGCTTTGTGGCCCGCGGGCTGCAAAACTATACGATCGAAGTCCTGCCCGGTATGGTGACGGTGATCACTTTTGATGCGAAAAAAAATAACTAA